The segment CCCGGTTCCATCGATTTGGCGCGTGGCGTCAGTCGTCGATTCCTTGCTTTCCCGTCACCAGCGAGGTCAGGCAGCGGTGCCGGAAACGAAGACTCGCGTAGTTGCGGCAGGACAAGTTCCTCAAGCACCGTGACCGGGATCTTTAAAACGTCGACAAAGCCCAGCGAACGCAGACTCAGCATCCACGGCCGCTGCTGACCGGTGGCCCAGTTGTGCACGACCTCACGAAAGCCAAACGTGTCTCCTTTGCCCAGATACGCGATCGTCTGATGGCCTTCTCCATGCTTTCGGCTCAAGCGAGCGAAGCCGTTGCGAATCAAAACCAGGCCATCAACATAGTCGCCCTGCTCGGCGATCAGCGGCTCGTTGAGAATCCGCTGCGAGATGTCTTTCTTGAGAGTGGATTTGAACTTGTGCGACCACTGATAGTTTCCAAAGGTCTGAAAAATCGTGCGATCGGCGAGTTTGCGAATGACGTCGTCAGGCAAATCGCGAAAAATTTCAGTTTCTCGGAGATGAGCTTGCAGGCTGTTTTCGCGGTATCGTTTTTCAATATGTTGCCCCATGGCTTCATTTCGAAGCATCAACTCGCGGAAGCCCTGCCAACGAATTTCCAGCACGACCATCTTTGAATTCGCGACGACGGTAGCTGACCGCGCGGATCGAGTCAGCGCCGAGATCTCGCCAAAGATTTCTCCTTCGCCAAGCGTAATCGAGTGCTCGGGAGGAATCACGCGAGGAATGTCGTGCAGGAAAACATGCGTTCCGCTGGAGTGATCTCGCAAGCCCGTTCCAGTATCCTGATTGGGCGTTTTGGTTTTCGAGTAGTCGCGAGCTTCCGTCTGATTGGAGTTTCGCCACAACTGTGCGATCGCTCGCCCCCAGCCTTTTCGTTCCTTGTTGCCACGGCCAAGAACTTCTGGCGGTAAGCTTCGAGTGGAAACAAGTGCTTCTCCGGACACGATCAGAAACGCACTTCCGCCGTAGTC is part of the Mariniblastus fucicola genome and harbors:
- a CDS encoding cyclic nucleotide-binding domain-containing protein, which encodes MENSTRIKFPARWSEPLDPDMDARAVDGLLKVAPFTAMNPESFSESMPLSGILKNDSRLQQLEKGDIIVREGDYGGSAFLIVSGEALVSTRSLPPEVLGRGNKERKGWGRAIAQLWRNSNQTEARDYSKTKTPNQDTGTGLRDHSSGTHVFLHDIPRVIPPEHSITLGEGEIFGEISALTRSARSATVVANSKMVVLEIRWQGFRELMLRNEAMGQHIEKRYRENSLQAHLRETEIFRDLPDDVIRKLADRTIFQTFGNYQWSHKFKSTLKKDISQRILNEPLIAEQGDYVDGLVLIRNGFARLSRKHGEGHQTIAYLGKGDTFGFREVVHNWATGQQRPWMLSLRSLGFVDVLKIPVTVLEELVLPQLRESSFPAPLPDLAGDGKARNRRLTPRAKSMEPGLMEFLVENRFINGTQAMMIDLDRCTRCDDCVRACASTHDNNPRFVRHGPVHDHWMIANACMHCLDPVCMIGCPTGAIGRDRETGNVAINDTTCIGCSTCANNCPYHNIQMVQVNDNRGNPIRDSETSLPVIKATKCDLCLEQPFGPACQRACPHDALVRIDISSPDDVMEWTEK